Proteins encoded within one genomic window of Oncorhynchus masou masou isolate Uvic2021 chromosome 1, UVic_Omas_1.1, whole genome shotgun sequence:
- the mpeg1.1 gene encoding macrophage expressed 1, tandem duplicate 1, producing MASDTALGLTAFTLLVLSLLHQCVPHPLTPPNNGLRKCRTNLSIPALEVLPGGGWDNLRNMDMGRVMNFSFSQCQTTEDGFYLIPDEVFVIPQKLTGVETNSEIINTWLEQHSSTSFSINSDVSFLSVLNAKFSVENQRVKTHQVHGSSVTARVQVRNFLYTVKAHPDFTLDGRFAHQAEEIADAIENNQTRQAVYLSEKMVLDYGTHVITSVDAGAALVQEDYLRSSYVSDSETAKFSVSASAGLNFFDKVKFDIGSKDTQETSESHSYQGNITYSIIQSHGGAPFYPGITLQKWQESTKNNLVGIDRAGLPLHYFLNRITFPDLPEPTIGKLALSVSQAIQRYYTVNTHPGCVKPDSKNFNFQANMDDSSCEGPATNLSFGGVFQQCTKLTGDADPICQALAQKNPDTGSYSCGQPYKATLLRSEVREESYSTYECHRHCHGCWLLLTCCDNICGDSYHVRSARIDTYWCSTNEATPEYSGYLFGGLYSPSLLNPLTKTKSCPPNFNIQMKLLSNGLMICLSNDYETSTRFSVPFGGLFSCQSNNPLAQDQPRCPPQFSQHLATVSDGCQVLYCVQSGLFTGGQLLPVRLPPFTRPPLISMTATNTVAVMTEGDRAWVRVGQTKMWKLAKVTEIQSMVQVFDPASGQMTGGQKSGVAFGVICLVVLVAVGAVLLVRRRRVSKFGRERGYEEIHSEGQSEGGVESQEEQGSETMTQTLLP from the exons ATGGCATCTGACACAGCTCTGGGTCTGACAGCATTCACCTTGCTAGTTCTCTCCCTGCTCCACCAGTGTGTCcctcacccactcactcctccGAATAATGGACTTCGTAAGTGTCGCACCAACTTGTCCATTCCAGCCCTGGAGGTGCTCCCAGGCGGGGGATGGGACAACCTGAGGAACATGGACATGGGACGAGTCATGAACTTCAGCTTCTCCCAGTGCCAGACCACGGAGGATGGATTCTACCTCATCCCGGATGAGGTGTTTGTCATCCCACAGAAGCTCACTGGTGTGGAGACCAATTCTGAGATCATCAACACTTGGCTGGAACAGCACAGCTCCACGTCTTTCTCAATCAACTCAGACGTGTCCTTCCTCTCCGTGCTCAATGCTAAGTTCTCGGTTGAGAATCAGCGGGTGAAGACTCACCAGGTCCATGGGAGCTCTGTCACTGCTCGTGTACAA GTGCGTAACTTCCTATACACGGTAAAGGCTCACCCTGACTTCACTCTGGATGGCCGCTTTGCCCACCAGGCCGAGGAGATCGCAGACGCAATAGAAAACAACCAGACTCGACAGGCAGTGTATTTATCTGAGAAGATGGTGTTGGACTATGGAACCCATGTGATAACAAGTGTTGATGCAGGGGCCGCCTTAGTGCAAGAGGACTATCTCCGTTCCTCTTATGTGTCCGACAGTGAGACGGCGAAGTTCTCTGTTTCGGCATCGGCAGGTCTTAATTTCTTTGATAAAGTCAAATTTGACATTGGCAGCAAGGACACACAAGAGACGTCCGAGTCACATAGTTATCAGGGCAACATCACCTACTCCATTATACAGAGCCATGGTGGGGCTCCCTTCTACCCAGGCATCACTTTGCAGAAGTGGCAGGAGAGCACCAAGAACAACCTGGTGGGCATCGACCGGGCAGGACTGCCTCTGCACTACTTCCTCAACCGGATTACCTTCCCCGATCTCCCTGAACCAACCATCGGCAAACTGGCACTGTCTGTTAGTCAGGCCATCCAGCGCTACTATACCGTTAACACACACCCTGGCTGCGTTAAACCAGACTCCAAGAACTTCAACTTCCAAGCCAATATGGACGACAGCTCCTGCGAGGGTCCGGCCACCAACCTCAGCTTCGGTGGGGTGTTTCAGCAGTGCACCAAGCTCACTGGGGATGCAGACCCGATCTGCCAAGCCCTGGCTCAGAAGAACCCCGACACAGGCTCTTACTCATGTGGTCAGCCCTACAAAGCCACCCTGTTACGCtctgaggtgagagaggagagctaCAGCACGTATGAGTGCCACAGGCATTGCCATGGCTGCTGGCTGCTTTTAACCTGCTGCGACAATATCTGTGGAGATTCCTACCATGTCCGTTCCGCTCGCATTGACACCTACTGGTGCTCCACCAATGAGGCAACCCCAGAGTACTCAGGATACCTCTTTGGGGGACTCTATAGCCCATCCCTGTTGAACCCTCTCACCAAAACTAAGAGCTGCCCTCCAAACTTCAACATTCAAATGAAGCTTCTGTCCAACGGTCTGATGATCTGCCTGAGCAATGACTATGAGACTTCCACCAGGTTTTCAGTCCCCTTTGGAGGCCTGTTCAGTTGCCAGTCTAACAACCCCCTTGCACAGGATCAACCCCGTTGCCCTCCCCAGTTCAGCCAGCACCTGGCTACTGTTAGTGATGGCTGCCAGGTGCTCTACTGTGTCCAGTCTGGCTTGTTCACAGGTGGCCAGCTGCTGCCTGTGCGCTTGCCACCTTTCACTCGTCCTCCACTGATCAGCATGACTGCCACCAACACGGTGGCTGTGATGACCGAGGGAGATCGGGCGTGGGTCAGGGTGGGACAGACCAAGATGTGGAAGCTGGCCAAGGTGACAGAGATCCAGAGTATGGTGCAGGTGTTCGATCCAGCCTCGGGACAGATGACAGGGGGGCAGAAGTCTGGTGTGGCCTTTGGAGTCATTTGCTTGGTTGTCTTGGTGGCGGTTGGAGCTGTGCTGCTGGTGAGACGGAGGAGGGTCTCAAagtttgggagggagagaggatatgaggagaTCCACAGCGAGGGGCAGAGTGAGGGAGGTGTGGAGAGTCAAGAAGAGCAGGGCTCTGAGACAATGACCCAGACCCTGTTGCCATGA
- the LOC135514926 gene encoding histone H1-like translates to MSGVIAIPQATPATTPKKRSKPKKTGPTVSDRILKVVSASSDRSGVSLAALKTSLAASGYDVVKNNARLKLAVRRLVAKGYLLQPKGTGASGSFKINKNKAVAKKKKPIKNKVKKVGAKVRRASPKKAAGAKKSPKKTKRKSPKKAKRPAAAKKTKSPRKTKRRLAKSTRVKATPKK, encoded by the coding sequence ATGTCTGGGGTGATTGCAATTCCCCAGGCGACACCAGCCACGACTCCTAAAAAGAGATCCAAGCCCAAGAAGACTGGACCCACCGTATCTGACCGCATCCTGAAGGTTGTGTCAGCATCCAGTGACCGAAGTGGTGTGTCTCTTGCGGCTCTCAAAACGTCTTTGGCAGCCAGCGGCTATGATGTTGTGAAGAACAACGCCCGACTCAAACTGGCTGTCCGGCGTTTGGTGGCCAAAGGATATCTTCTGCAGCCTAAGGGCACTGGGGCATCCGGCTCTTTCAAAATTAACAAAAACAAAGCTGTGGCTAAAAAGAAAAAACCTATCAAGAATAAAGTCAAGAAAGTGGGGGCCAAGGTCAGGAGAGCGTCACCCAAGAAGGCAGCGGGCGCCAAGAAGTCCCCAAAGAAAACCAAGAGGAAGAGTCCCAAGAAGGCCAAAAGACCTGCAGCAGCAAAAAAGACCAAGAGCCCCAGGAAGACCAAGCGCAGACTCGCCAAATCCACCCGGGTTAAAGCTACTCCTAAGAAATAG
- the prf1.5 gene encoding perforin 1.5 yields MAFRSLFLYTLSLPVLVQMPSSRACRTGSGSECEKAPFVPGYNLAGEGFDVVSMRRKGAYVINVKAHLSDNHTCVLCENRFQEGQVQRLPSAVLDWRPLSRCSKQLSSALHHSVDSLLRSSSSLINNNWGMDLRLETYGKAVLGGSRSEMAKFARSQHSVDKATFATHEISCTYYSYRLADHPDLSAEFAKHLKRLPQELDNKSKLLYRRMIDTYGTHYIRQVQLGGRVRRVTAFRTCLATLKGFSESEIKTCLNVELKMALGFLPANASFSNKCDALLKGNMSMGFYQGFMSHKIEVLGGEKYFPDILYHQDPSEAYHSWMNSLHDNPDVVSYAIFPLHNLVDDPEVSANLRSMVTEYIDENKLPVDQGELKTCSPTPNLDHNCCPLRAGRGTLRVMVHRAAGLRADTFTKTDGYVKIWYNGMYEETDTVMDDNDPVWNATYNFGSVEFGHQLLFEVWDRDVLYNDMAGRCLVFPEQGTHSHSCQLKKGVLHFTYSSECDAHLTGYRCGRYSPST; encoded by the exons ATGGCATTCCGAAGTCTCTTCCTTTATACCTTGAGTCTGCCCGTCCTGGTGCAGATGCCCAGCAGCAGAGCCTGTAGGACTGGATCAGGGTCAGAGTGTGAGAAAGCCCCCTTTGTGCCTGGCTACAACctggcgggggagggctttgaCGTGGTCAGTATGCGTCGTAAAGGGGCCTACGTCATCAACGTCAAAGCCCACCTGTCTGACAACCACACATGTGTTCTCTGTGAGAACCGCTTCCAGGAGGGACAGGTCCAGAGGTTGCCTTCTGCCGTGCTGGACTGGCGTCCATTGAGCCGCTGCAGCAAGCAGCTATCCAGTGCCCTGCACCACTCGGTGGACTCCCTACTACGTAGCTCTAGCTccctcatcaacaacaactgggGTATGGACCTGAGGCTAGAGACTTATGGCAAGGCAGTGCTGGGGGGCAGCCGCTCCGAAATGGCCAAGTTTGCCAGATCCCAGCACAGTGTGGACAAGGCCACCTTTGCTACCCATGAGATCAGctgtacatactacag TTACAGGCTGGCAGACCATCCGGACCTCAGCGCTGAATTTGCTAAACATCTCAAGAGACTGCCACAGGAGCTTGACAACAAGAGCAAATTGCTGTACCGGCGGATGATTGACACGTATGGCACTCATTACATCCGTCAGGTACAGCTGGGTGGTAGGGTGAGGCGCGTCACTGCCTTCCGCACCTGCCTGGCCACCCTGAAGGGCTTCTCCGAGTCCGAGATAAAGACCTGCTTAAATGTTGAGCTGAAAATGGCCTTAGGATTCCTCCCAGCAAACGCGTCCTTCTCCAACAAATGTGATGCCCTCCTAAAGGGGAACATGAGCATGGGCTTCTACCAGGGCTTTATGAGCCACAAGATTGAGGTTCTCGGAGGGGAAAAGTATTTTCCCGATATCTTGTACCACCAGGACCCGTCCGAAGCATATCATAGCTGGATGAACAGCTTGCATGATAATCCAGATGTGGTCTCCTATGCTATATTCCCCCTGCACAACCTGGTTGATGATCCAGAGGTTAGTGCCAACCTGAGGAGCATGGTGACAGAGTACATTGACGAGAACAAGCTTCCTGTAGACCAGGGGGAATTAAAAACCTGCTCCCCAACCCCTAACCTGGATCACAACTGTTGTCCTCTACGGGCAGGACGCGGGACTCTCAGGGTAATGGTCCACAGAGCCGCAGGTTTGAGAGCAGATACCTTCACAAAGACTGATGGCTATGTTAAAATATGGTACAATGGCATGTATGAGGAAACAGATACTGTCATGGATGATAATGATCCAGTATGGAATGCCACGTACAACTTTGGCTCAGTGGAGTTTGGTCATCAGCTGCTGTTTGAGGTTTGGGACAGAGATGTGCTTTACAATGACATGGCAGGAAGATGTTTGGTCTTCCCTGAACAAGGAACTCATTCACACAGCTGTCAGCTAAAGAAAGGGGTTCTGCACTTCACTTACAGCTCTGAATGTGACGCCCACTTAACAGGCTATAGGTGTGGACGGTACTCTCCTAGTACATGA